From a single Streptomyces rubradiris genomic region:
- a CDS encoding sensor histidine kinase translates to MVGPIRRWQQRHWRERAKADRVELYTVVSWYVTTWFFTLCWLMLPLAAGLVRGRPAALLLGIPLILVAALQCAAANRLTRPALDHYLGRSRLPAGAHRVPAVLMGLAVALVLALAAVRGADGPTIRLALGAAVLPFGMLYGVTVPVRVYLRYAALLAALLVAALWFADRSVAGLLGTALVTAFMTMFALLAYRCGSWTLSVLWEAERAREVQARLAVAEERLRFGRDLHDVLGRNLSVISLKSELAVQLARRGRPEAVEQMIEVQRIAQETQREVRAVVRGYREADLGAELAGAQGVLAAAGIDCEVRAETGGLPAEVRSALGWVVREAATNVLRHGDASMCRVGLTVCEGRAVLTVENDGAAAAGGGGGGGSGLAGLRERLAAVGGTLEADHVGPGRDRFRLVADIPLTTVGGVTS, encoded by the coding sequence GTGGAGTTGTACACGGTCGTCTCCTGGTACGTCACCACCTGGTTCTTCACCCTGTGCTGGCTGATGCTGCCCCTGGCCGCCGGGCTCGTCCGCGGCCGGCCCGCCGCCCTCCTCCTGGGCATCCCGCTGATCCTGGTGGCCGCCCTCCAGTGCGCCGCCGCGAACCGGCTCACCCGGCCCGCCCTCGACCACTATCTGGGGCGTTCCCGGCTGCCGGCCGGCGCCCACCGCGTCCCGGCCGTCCTGATGGGTCTCGCGGTGGCGCTCGTCCTGGCCCTCGCCGCCGTACGCGGGGCCGATGGGCCGACGATCCGGCTGGCGCTCGGCGCCGCCGTGCTGCCGTTCGGGATGCTCTACGGCGTCACCGTCCCGGTACGGGTCTATCTGCGGTACGCGGCGCTGCTCGCCGCGCTGCTCGTGGCCGCCCTCTGGTTCGCCGACCGGTCCGTCGCCGGGCTGCTCGGGACCGCTCTGGTCACCGCGTTCATGACGATGTTCGCGCTGCTCGCCTACCGGTGCGGGTCCTGGACGCTGTCCGTGCTGTGGGAGGCCGAGCGCGCCCGGGAGGTGCAGGCCCGGCTCGCGGTCGCCGAGGAGCGGCTGCGGTTCGGCCGGGACCTGCACGACGTCCTGGGCCGGAACCTGTCGGTGATCTCCCTCAAGAGCGAGCTGGCCGTGCAGCTGGCCCGGCGCGGACGGCCGGAGGCCGTGGAGCAGATGATCGAGGTGCAGCGGATCGCGCAGGAGACCCAGCGGGAGGTGCGGGCCGTCGTGCGCGGCTACCGGGAGGCCGACCTCGGCGCCGAACTCGCCGGTGCCCAGGGCGTGCTGGCGGCGGCCGGGATCGACTGCGAGGTCCGCGCGGAGACCGGCGGACTGCCCGCCGAGGTGCGATCCGCGCTCGGCTGGGTGGTGCGCGAGGCGGCCACCAACGTGCTGCGGCACGGGGACGCGAGCATGTGTCGGGTGGGACTGACGGTGTGTGAGGGGCGGGCGGTGCTGACGGTGGAGAACGACGGAGCCGCGGCGGCGGGCGGCGGCGGGGGCGGCGGCTCGGGGCTGGCCGGGCTGCGGGAGCGGCTGGCCGCCGTGGGCGGGACCTTGGAGGCGGACCACGTCGGCCCCGGCCG